Below is a window of Cyprinus carpio isolate SPL01 unplaced genomic scaffold, ASM1834038v1 S000006753, whole genome shotgun sequence DNA.
CTCCATATGTTAGTTCTAACTctgattaaacacacctaaaccatcTGATAAAAGTTTACTTGAAATTTACCGTCTAGTGTGTTTGATCAGAGTTTGAGCTGAAATCAGAATtatatttgctttatatttttttatagagaaaaagtaaagtaaaacatacagtatataatttgaTGTTAATTATCAGAACACtataaataatgactgttttttgtttgtttttcacttcaGATAAAATTAAAGATCTTCTTATGCGCGGTGCTGTAAATGGGCTGACCCGACTAGTTCTGGTTAATGCCATCTACTTTAAAGGAAACTGGATGCACCCATTTGAAACAAGAAACACTAAAgaaatgccatttaaaataaaccaggtgtgatctgcattttttttcaggagtgtatatgaaaaataaatataaagttcaagtGTTGAATTTTGtaagtcattttgaatgtacTTCCATTTGTCTTCAATCAGAATGAGCGCCGGCCTGTGCAAATGATGTACCAGAAGAAGAAGTTCCCCTTCAGATACATCCCAGAGGATGAACTGCAGGTGCTGGAGTTGCCATACGTAAAGGAGGAGCTCAGCATGTTGATCCTTCTTCCAAATGAAACTCAGGATGGCTCTGACCCTCTTCTTAAGGTCAGCAAAAGTGGCATAATCAATAAAAGATGGACAATCCTGTGGATTAGTTTGGTGCTGTGTATGTTATTttccgtatgtgtgtgtgtgtttgacagctgGAGAGTGAGTTGACCCTTGACAAGCTGCTTGACTGGACAAAAAGAGACAAAATGGTTATGCAGATGGATATCATAGTCCACTTGCCAAAGTTCAAGCTGGAGGTTGAGAGCTCCCTATCAGAAATACTGCAAAAGATGGGTATGAGCTCTGTGTTCCAGGAAACAAAGGCTGATCTGACAGGCATGAGCAGTAAAGGTGGTCTCTTCATTTCAGCAGTGATCCACAAGGCTTTTATTGAGGTCAATGAGGAAGGCACTGAGGCAGCTGCAGCCACTGCATGTTTGATAAGGCTTTGCTGTGCAATGCCAACAAAAAAATTCATAGCAGATCACCCCTTCTTGTTTTTCATCAGACACAACCCCACTAACAGCATCCTCTTCCTTGGCAGATTCAGAGGCCCATCCTAAAAATGTGgtgtctttcttttttatatcaaaatgaagacatgtttttctttgaatgtttttCATTGGTGTTTGAAATCACAcgatttgcatttgttttgtgtgtgtttacaaataATTCCATATCACAGCAGTTTCTCAACTCCAGTGCTGGGAACCCATCTCCCAAAATTATTAGTTTAGTGaaattttagattagattttgtGAGATATTAATTAGTGAGACATCTTAAATGTTCTGGACTGAACCCTTTTAACTACACCAATGTTTTGAGCATGACCCttacatttttatgcagttttttgtttttgattggaGCCATTAATATCTTTACCTTCTCAGAGACAAATAATTTATAGAATTGAGCAATGAACTAacaacattaaagggttactccaccgcaaaatgaaaatgttgtcattaatcacttacccccatgtccttccaaacctgtaaaagctttgtttgtctttggaacacaatttaagatattttggatgaaaatcgggaggcttgagactgtcccatagactgccaagtaaataacagtgtcaaggtccaggaaagcaggggtgtaaaatacttgagtaattttacttgattactgtacttaagtattattttgggggatttgtactttactcaagtacaatttaaactgactacttgtacttttacttgattacatttctgaagaaaaaacattactttttactccttacaattttatttcatcttgaaaagtacattatatttttattttatcttatgcacattaaatatggtaaacagaagctcaaacgtGTGTGCCTGACGTGAGAACTAATGATCATTGTTTTcatgcattaaacacacacatttctacttcAATTATGACTTTCATCAAGTAaatgtctggcttcaaaagttCACCATCAAATCTGAGGAAGCATTTTGAGGTAGCAAAGTTttgttttcccccccaaaaagtttattcattatttgttattttttgatagAGCTATTTGCTATGTAATATATTAGCTGAATGCACAAATCAGTGAtgagaatttaaatacaattaatattttagtgggattttttttgttgttgttaaatgttacaaatctccaaaaaagtgtttaaataaatcattgtatatgctaaattaattgtaattcatgTTTAGTGATGTTCTTAGCATGTGGTggataagttgtatttacaatatgTCATTATATGAAAACATTAAGTAGGAATTAGGACTGtcagtgaatattttttaatcttaataattacatgcttttctcattaattaatctaattagtcacaaataattatttatcaatatttgctaagaaaaaaaaaacactaaatgccccaaataaacatttaaaagattaattgtCCTTTTAGACAGTGACGTTGAATAGACAACACAAATAAAGTGGCCTTTAAAAACGTTAACGTTGTATGTTATACGACTCTCCTCATTAATTCAACACATTCTTGTATTCTGTCTGGAATATATTTCTAGCCTCTCCATCACATCTTGCtcttcaaagggaaaaaaaaatgaaaattctctgaCCATTTACTGAACCTCTGTCATCCCAGATgtttatgacttactttcttcacaTGAACACAAGCAAAGATTTTTAGTCCATATAATGCAAGGGTACAGAACCACTTCAGAAACCACATAAAGTGAACATGAcgttttaagattaaaatattgATACTTGTATTTTTCTAACATATGCCTATCCTTTCACTTAAGAAGACAGTGATTCATTAACAGGGGTTGCATTAGTTACTGTCATTCACTTTGTGTAGTGAATGACAGTTTTtttgaagtgtcatttttggATGTCCCATACACTTGAATTAtataaagagaatttttttttttttttctataactcttagtttgtgttcatctgataaactagtgatgtccggatcgggAACGAATCGGAAAGGATGGAGTTTCCTTTTATCCCCTCTCCCTGTattgtgtttcattttaattgttgttttttttttttttttttttttttttttggtgttccgctgtgtttcattttaattgttgttgttgaactAAATATACATGTTTGGCCTGTGCCATTGCATTTTTTTCGTTCTCTAACCATTCTTCTGTatgtctgtcagaaaaaaagtactTCTACAATTGAGTAAAATTCTCACTGAGTACAAATACTTACACTTTAACAAAAACTCTAATAACTTTTTGAccagatacttgtacttttaattgagtaaaatTTTCACTGAGTAcgtgtactttcacttgagtaaaatttttgagtactttttacatctctgcaggaaagtatgaaaagcatcgtcagaatagtccatctgccatcagtgattcaaccgtaaggttatgaagcgacaacaatactttttgtacacaaagaaaacaaaaataacgactttattcaacaattcctctcctctgtgtctctccaaatcagcgtagcaccatttggCTTTTActtttttggaacaacatgggagtatgtgaataatgactaaattttcattttgtgatggattatccctttaacaacaaatcaataactactattaagaaggaaaacaaaataaaaataaagcttgttTGCTGGTGATTATCTCCTCTCTCCTGCCATGCTCTGCTTCAGAGTCCTTATACTCAAGCATATGAGATGCAGGTACACAGTGGCACTCTTAAATAATCAGACTAAGACAGAGAGTAGCAGAGTCATAACATCACATACAGAAAATAAGAAACACACTCAAGGGATGGGCTGTATCAGcatatatattagcatatatattaCCCTGGTGTCAATATACCTTTTTCATGCAAtcttgtttatgtttatgtaataacTATGCTTCAcagttaaaataagttatttgagACAGTAAGGGTCAGGTCATCCTAGTGGGCATTTTTAATCTGTGCATTAAACCCTGGTGTTAAGAGCAAACTCATTACCcctaaacataatatatatttttaaccctTGTGCAGTGTACATGTAGTGAACAGCTCCTGGATGCTGTGTTTCATCGTTAAGGCACAGCCTCCATCTCTGAGACAATGCCAGTCCAACTTAACTGTTCAGGAAAGTTCACAGTCACTTTGGTTCCATCTATAGCTGTTAAAACATTGGGAAGAAATACATTGTTACTGATATGCTTtgacatttctgtatttgtatttGGTGATTATCTATTGTCTATATTCTAAAAAAATTGTCATTGACTCTTATGAAACTGACAGAAAATGCTAGCTGTGACTTAAATACTGTAGTTCTTCAGCTCATTCTAAATTGCTAATAACACTTGCCTTCAACCACTCCAATGCTGTGCTTGGTGACACTTCCCCAGCCATGTGCTGGAGTTCTGATGGTGGGTTTAACACGGACCCTCACTCCAGGCCTTAAACTGAGCACTTCTAAATTATAAAGGAATATTTGCAATGTCAGTTTTAATCATGGAGGAATGGGTCagagatataataaaaaaaaaaaaaaaaaaaaaaaaaaaaaaaaaccaaaaaaaaatttctcctctaaaaaaaaaaataaacatttacttaaaaaaaagttactaaaaagtctactaaaataaaaataataaaaactatataaagaaaacacacacaaaaaaataagtagcaacaaaattactaaaacattaactaaaatgaaatgcaaatcagaaaaaaaactaatttgaaatatataataaaaaatataataatatatttatgatactaaaatagcactacaataaatataatagcTTGTATAGAGATATTAAACAGAGTCAGTTAACCATAGCAGGTTAATAATGAATCACATatgaaaaattatacatttaatgtttaactgacaaattttgtctaaaataaacataaaataatatgctagacaatttttttttttttttttttttacaggtttttgtttaataatgtccTAATACCCATCAAATTACCTGAAACATCACCGTTTATGAGTTCCATTTCTGAAGCGATACCAGTCCAATCCGTCTGCTCAGGGAACTCTACAGTCAAAGACTCGCCCTGAATTCCTGCCAAAGATCAGAAAGTCATTAATAACCCCAAAATCATTTGATGTGTAAATGAttgagtttaatttcattttcaggtaTCTCGTAATATATGAATTTGAATGAGTATAATCAGTGAAAGTTGCTGAGTGTATTTACTTTTAATGACACCGATGCTGTTGTGAGTGACTGATCCCCATCCATGTTTTGGATCTTTCACTGAAGATTTCACACTGACTCTGTTTCCTATCTTGAAGTAGGCATGACTGGGGGACCCTAAGACGTAGTGTTACTCATTAAGCATAGAGATATTACATTACACCTAGATTTTCATTCATCTATATTGTTgcaaaaatatactataaaaataatctCTATTAAATCAATACCTGGACCATGTACTTAAAATAGAGTAAACTGTGTGAAGTGGCACACACTGAATAgtgatgaattattaaaatgctttgtAACAAAATAATAGTGCGAAACACATCCAGGcatctaaaaatacatatgttacatacattttactattgatttaataattcagtttataATACCTAAATCAGCACTGACTACAAGCTCCATTTCAGAAACTTCACCAAGCCAACCTTCCTGCTCAGGGAAATTTACTGTCACAGTCTCACCCTGCACATCTAGAGAGAGGAAATCTTTTATTATGCCTAAAATATGAGTGATTGTAACAATAACTGTTTCAGTCTGTCAGATCAATGACAGCAGATGATGTCCTTACTTATGACACTGCCAATGCTTTTATGGCTGACTGAACCCCATAGATATTTGGGCGTTTCTACAGATGGCTTCACGTAGACCTTGTCTCCTATTTTAATCTTGCAGTTGAGAGTTGAAGATCCTGAAACACAGCGAGTAGAACAGAATCTCATATTTTATGAATTACCGTTGTGGCAGTCTCAAATGTCTCACTCTGtaga
It encodes the following:
- the LOC122144701 gene encoding leukocyte elastase inhibitor-like, with amino-acid sequence MEGLSRANSLFALDLYRALSASSAEGNMFFSPLSISAALSMVYLGARGETSEEMTKVLSFSSVSDVHSHFETLTSTINSPSASYILKLANRLYGEKTFSFLPEYLDSTLKLYHADLQAVDFIGASDESRQLINKWVEEQTENKIKDLLMRGAVNGLTRLVLVNAIYFKGNWMHPFETRNTKEMPFKINQNERRPVQMMYQKKKFPFRYIPEDELQVLELPYVKEELSMLILLPNETQDGSDPLLKLESELTLDKLLDWTKRDKMVMQMDIIVHLPKFKLEVESSLSEILQKMGMSSVFQETKADLTGMSSKGGLFISAVIHKAFIEVNEEGTEAAAATACLIRLCCAMPTKKFIADHPFLFFIRHNPTNSILFLGRFRGPS
- the LOC109113441 gene encoding E3 ubiquitin-protein ligase KEG-like, which encodes MYYSHKHKWYITLLGITNEYVQHSHLHVLLSDIKSDKCLVIDFPGFASWRGLLSEIEPVTDDDEGGSSTLNCKIKIGDKVYVKPSVETPKYLWGSVSHKSIGSVINVQGETVTVNFPEQEGWLGEVSEMELVVSADLGSPSHAYFKIGNRVSVKSSVKDPKHGWGSVTHNSIGVIKRIQGESLTVEFPEQTDWTGIASEMELINGDVSEVLSLRPGVRVRVKPTIRTPAHGWGSVTKHSIGVVEAIDGTKVTVNFPEQLSWTGIVSEMEAVP